TACCCGCCGGAACAACGACGCCCGCAAAAACTTGAAAGCGTTGTCAATACTGGTCTTTTCCGGCGTGATGACGAGAATTCCATTGGTTTCCGTCATCAGGAAAAAATCAAGTGTGTTCAGGTGTGCCCCTGCATCCAAATCCACAACAATCAAATCCGCTTGCAGGGCCTTAAGTTCCCTGATCAGAGCAACTTTCTGCTGGTATTTCGGGTTCGCGACATCCAGCAGCCCCGTAGTGCCCGGAATTATTGTCAGATTCTCATACTGCGTGTCGCAGACGATACAGCGAAGATCTTTGCCGCCCCGCTGATAGAAAAAGTCATCCAGTTTGCGCTCGGACCGCGTCCCAAGAACGGTTTCCACGTTCGAGCAACTCAAATCGGCGTCCACAATGGTCACCCGCCAACCGCGACGGGCGACCTCCACCGCAAGATTCGCGGCAAGGCAGGTCTTACCGACTCCCCCTTTACCTCCGCCGACCACCAGAATCTCAGGAGCTTCACGCTGTGGACGCGAAACTGCTTGTTCCTGAATGAGCTGCACCGTATCTCCTTGAGAAAAACCTCGAATACCACAGCATATAGGACAAAGAGAATTGAAAGTACCATAATCCAGACTGACCCGTCAATCAGCTACATCAGCTACATCACCCGTATCATCTGCATGGGGCTTATCCACAGCCCGGATGGCGCGTGACATCCCTGAATCACCGCGAATTTCACCCCGTGCAGCCGTACAGGTCGGCCGGCATTCTCTTCATCTGCATGAGGTCGTTTTTCTTCGTGCCGCCCGGCTTCTCCGTTACTTGGT
The sequence above is drawn from the Candidatus Hydrogenedentota bacterium genome and encodes:
- a CDS encoding P-loop NTPase, whose amino-acid sequence is MQLIQEQAVSRPQREAPEILVVGGGKGGVGKTCLAANLAVEVARRGWRVTIVDADLSCSNVETVLGTRSERKLDDFFYQRGGKDLRCIVCDTQYENLTIIPGTTGLLDVANPKYQQKVALIRELKALQADLIVVDLDAGAHLNTLDFFLMTETNGILVITPEKTSIDNAFKFLRASLFRRVERFYESPEVAHLLKRLESFREFVECVRTSALFDGETREAICRELVALARAMKPKIVVNRARNAYEAQIAANILSKHSRQHLMIEPENLGYMVFDNRVSETINSGTPLVVSYPKLKVSQCIADLASRLGYF